Part of the Lysobacter enzymogenes genome is shown below.
TGCGCAGCAACGAGGAAGCGCTGGAAACCATCCTGGAAGCGATCGGCAAGGCCGGCTACAAGGCCGGCGAAGACATCCTGCTGGGCCTGGACGTGGCGTCGACCGAGTTCTACGACAACGGCAAGTACCACCTGGTCGGCGAAGGCAAGCGCCTGACCAGCGAGCAGTTCGTCGACTTCCTCGCCAACTGGGCCGCGCAGTACCCGATCGTCACCATCGAAGACGGCATGGCCGAAGACGACTGGAACGGCTGGAAGCTGCTGACCGACAAGATCGGCGGCAAGGTGCAGCTGGTCGGCGACGACCTGTTCGTGACCAACCCGAAGATCTTCGCCGAAGGCATCGACAAGCACGTCGCCAACGCGATCCTGATCAAGGTCAACCAGATCGGCACCCTGACCGAAACCCTGGAAGCCATCGCCATGGCCGATCGCGCCAAGTACGCGGCGGTGGTCTCGCACCGTTCCGGCGAAACCGAGGACACCACCATCGCCGACATCTCGGTCGCCACCACCGCGACCCAGATCAAGACCGGCTCGCTGTGCCGCAGCGACCGCGTGGCCAAGTACAACCAGCTGCTGCGGATCGAAGAGCAGCTCGGCGCGGCCGCGCGTTACGCCGGCCGCGACGCCTTCGTCTCGCTGCTTCGCTAAGCCGCGGCCGACGCAGCCGGTATGGCCGAGAACTCGCGCAGGGCGTGGTTGGGCGTGGTGGCGCTGGCGCTGCTGGGCCTGCTCGCGTTTTTGCAGTACCGGCTGTGGTGGGCCGGCGGCGGAGGCGGCGGCAGCGTCGCCGCGCTGCAGGCCCAGGTCGACGGGCAGACCCGCGAAAACCAGGGCCTGCACCAGCGCAACGCCGCGCTCGCCGCCGAAGTCGAGGACCTCAAGTCCGGCGAGGCCGCGGTGGAAGAACGAGCGCGCAGCGAGCTGGGCATGATCAAGCCCGGCGAGACCTTCTACCGCGTGGTCGAAGCCAAGCCGCAGGCGCCGGGGCCGAACGCCGCGGCCGCGGTCAGCGCGGTCCAGAACGGCAGCGCCGCCGGCCAGAACGCGGCCGAGGACGAGCCTTCGCTGGAGGAACAGGTCGACGAGCCGCCGACCGAGGTCGCGCCGTCGGCGCCGGAGCCGCATCCGATGCCGGCGCCGGTGCAGCATTGAAGCGGGCGGCGCGCCGTCGTCCGCGCTGCCGGCGGTTCCGTCGCGATGCCACGCGCCGCCGTTGCGGATCGCGCCTAACCGTCGCGATTGCGCATCGCGTCGCTGCGACAGCGAATCCGGTCGCAGCGACAGTGCGCCGCTGCGTCGCGTTCCCGTATTCCCCCGTTCCGGCGAACGCCGGAATCCACAGGCTTTCGCCTCCGCAGCGCCCACGCGCGATCGGCGGCGCGAGCTTCGATCCCACGCCATGAGCCGCCGATGATCTGGGCCGTCCTTCCCGCCGCCGGCCGCGGCCAGCGCTTCGGCGGCGACATTCCGAAGCAGTACCTGCGCATCGCCGGCAAGCCGCTGATCGAGCACGCGCTGATCGCGTTGCTGGCGCATCCGCGCGTGGCCGGGGCGATGGTCGCGCTGTCGGCCGACGACGCGCTGTGGCCGGGCTGGAGCGAACTGCTCGGCAAACCGGTGCTGCGCTGCACCGGCGGCGGCGAGCGCGCCGATTCGGTGCTGGCGGCGCTGCGCGCGCTGCCGGCGCAGGCCGGCGACGACGCGTTGGTGCTGGTCCACGACGCCGCCCGCCCGAACCTGCGCGGCGAGGACGTCGGCCGCCTGGTCGCCGCGGCCGAAGCCGCGCCGGACGGCGCCATCCTCGGCGCGCCGTTGCGCGACACGCTCAAGCGCGCCGGCCGCGGCCGCATCGTCGGCACCGAGCCGCGCGACGGCCTGTGGCGCGCGTTCACCCCGCAGGCCTTCCGCCGCGGCGCCTTGACCGCGGCGCTGGCCGATGCGGCCCGCGCGGGGGTGACCGTCACCGACGAAGCCTCGGCGATGGAGCGCACCGGCGTGCAGCCGTGGCTGGTGGAGGGCCGCGAGGACAATCTCAAGGTGACTACGCCGGCGGATTTGGCGCTGGCGGAGTATTTGATCGGCAAAGCCTGAGGAACGAGCGGAGAAGAACGAGGAACGAGTCGTACGACGTCCCGTTTCCGCTCCGCGCTCGCGCTCCGGCTCCCCGGGTGCCTCGTTCCCGGCTCCTTTTCACTCGTTTTCAGCTTTCATCGAACCCATGAACATTCGAATCGGCCAAGGCTACGACGTCCACGCATTCGGCGACGGCGACCACGTGATGCTCGGCGGCGTGCGCGTCGCCCACGACCGCGGCGTGATCGCCCATTCCGACGGCGACGTCGTGCTGCACGCGCTGTGCGACGCCATGCTCGGCGCGCTGGCGCTCGGCGACATCGGCCAGCATTTCCCGCCCAGCGACGCGCGCTGGCGCGGCGCCGACAGCCGCGCGTTCCTGCGCCATTGCAACGAATTGATCGCGCAGCGCGGCTACACGGTCGGCAACTGCGACGTCACCGTGGTCTGCGAGCGGCCCAAGGTCGGCCCGCATGCGCCGGCGATGCGCGAACTCATCGCCGCCGATCTGGGCATCGCCGCCGATGCGGTCAGCGTCAAGGCGACGACATCGGAAAAGCTCGGCTTCACCGGCCGTGGCGAAGGCATCGCGGCGACGGCCGTGTGCCTGTTGGTCGGCGCATGAGCGGCTCGGAGGCGGGTTTGAACGAGCTGCCGCGCGCGCACGGCGCGCCGGCGCTGAGCGCGCGCATCCGCAGCGCGCCGGAGGATTTCCGGGTCGAGGAACTGCCGTCGTTCGCCGCCAGCGGCAGCGGCGAGCACTTGCTGCTGACGGTGGAAAAGCGCGGCATGAACACCGCCTTCGCGGCCAAGCGGCTGGCGCAGTGGGCCGGCGTGGGCGAGGTCGCGATCGGCTACGCCGGGCTCAAGGACCGCCACGCGGTGACCGTGCAGCGCTTCAGCGTGCACCTGCCCAAGCGCGTGGCGCCGGATTTTGCAAAGTTGGAGCTGGCCTTGCTGGAAAGCGACGAACTGCGCGTGCTCGAACACCACTGGCACGCCAAGAAACTGCCGCGCGGCGCGCTCGCCGGCAACCGCTTCGTGCTGACCCTGCGCGAAGTCGAGGGCGAGCGCGAAGCGATCGAACAACGCCTGCAACGCGTCGCCGCCGAAGGCGTGCCCAACTATTTCGGCGAACAGCGTTTCGGCCGCGACGGCGACAACGTCGCCAATGCGCTGGCGATGTTCGCCGGCCGCCGGGTCCGGCGCGAACAGCGCAGCCTGCTGCTGTCGGCGGCGCGTTCGGAACTGTTCAACCGCGCCCTGGCCGCGCGCGTGCGCGACGGCAGCTGGAGCGGCCTGCGCGACGGCGCCGGGCTCGACGGCGAAGTCTGGTCGCTGGCCGGCAGCCGCAGCGTGTTCGGGCCGGAGCCGTGGAGCGACGCGCTGGCCGAGCGCCTGGCGCGCAGCGATATCCATCCCAGCGGCCCGTTGTGGGGCCGCGGCGAACTGCGCAGCGCCGGTGCGGTGCGCGCGCTGGAGCTGGCCGCGCTGGACGACGAGCAGGCGCTGGCGTTGCGCGCCGGCCTGGAAGCCGCCGGCCTGGACCAGGAACGCCGCGCGCTGCGGCTGCGCGCCGAGCAATGGCAATGGCGCTGGCTCGACGACGGCGCGCTGGAAGTCGGTTTCGTGCTGCCGGCCGGCGCTTACGCCACGGTGGTGCTGGCCGAACTCGGCCGGATCGAAGGCGCGCGCTGACGGCGCGCCTGCGCATCGGCATGCGTTGCCGCCGCGGCGCGATTGGCTCCTTTCGCGCAGCCGCTCGTCGGCTGGTATGCCGCGGCACTGGTCCGCCGCCGCGGCGCGCGTATAAGCCGAAAGCGACAGTCGGCAGGGGCCGGCTGGGCCCGCCGTCCGCGGCGGGAGACCACGTCAGGGAGCCGAAGTCATGAACGCTTTGCGCACCGTCGTCTTGTCGTTGTCCGTCTGCGTCCTGGCCGCCTGCGCCGGGCATCAGAGCAAGAGCGCTTACGCCGCGCCGTCCGATCGTGCGGAACCGGCGACGCTGTCCAAGCACCAGATCGAAGGCATGGACCGCGACGACGCTTACGTCTCCGCGGTGCAGCGTCTGGCGCTGCGGCGCGGGATCGAGGTGAAGTGGGTCAATCCGCCGGATCGGCGCCGTCTGGCCGACACCGAGAAACGTTGAGCGAACGATGCCGCGGCGGCGCCGGGCGAACTCAGCGCCGCCGCGCCAGCAGCACCAGCACCGCGCCGGTGCCGCCTTGCGCGCTCGGCGCGGAATGGAACGCCAGCACGTCCGCGCGCTGGCGCAGCATCCGGTCGACCAGGTTCTTCAGCACCGGCAGGCCGCGGCTGTCGAGGAAATCGCTGCTGCCGCCGCGGCCCTTGCCGTGGATGATCCGCACGCAGCCCAGCTCGTGGGCGCGCGCATCGTTGAGGAACGCGCGCAGCAGCGCTTCGGCCTCGCGCACCGGGCTGCCGTGCAGATCCAGTTCCTCCTGCGCCGACATCTCGCCGCGGCGCAGCCGGGCGAAAATCTTCGGCGGCAGTTCGTCGCGGCGATAGCTCAGCGGGTCGCCGGCTTCCAGCAACTGTTCGTCGAGGGCATGGCGGAATTCTTCGCGCGCCTGCGCCTCGTCGGCCTCGGCCATGCGCGGGCGCGGCCGCGGCTTCGGCGCGGACGGCGGCAGCGCGGCTTCGGGCAGGCGGCGGACTTCGCCGATGGCGGCGCGGAACAGGGCCGCGTCGTCGTCGCCGGCATCCTGGTCGGGGCGGTCGGGCTGGGACGTCATGGCCACAGGATATCGCCGCGGGCGCGCCGCGGTCAGCGCGGCGGCGGCGAAAAGAAAGCCCCGGCCCATCCTTGGGACTTGCGGCCCGTCGGTATCGGGCCGTCACCGGGGAAACAAGGTTGAAGGCGCGGCACGCGCTGCGATGTCCCCTCGCGCCGCAGGCGCGCACCGAGGGTGCCGCGAACGTCTAGTTCATCACGCTTTCGGCGGCGGGCGAGGGCGTCCCTGTCAAAACCGACAGGCGCGGCGATCGCGCGCGGGCGCCCAGGCGGGCGCCCCCGGCTCGCGTCGCGATGCAGGCGCCGCAAGGCGCAGCCGGCCGCCGCCCGCAGCCGTACGCTGCGGCCGGGCAGGATCCAGTCGGCAGATTGGGCAAAGTCCGATGACTGCGCGGAACGCCGCTGCGAAGCTGAGGAAACGGCGAACACGCTCAGGAGATAAGCGAAGCCCGCACGCCTGCGGCCGTTCCGCTATCTGCGGGCTCCCATCCGCCGATTTCTACAACGCTATGAGCCCTAGCGCGACCGCGCGCGCGCAGGCCGCGCGGCGGCCTTTGACCCCGAGCTTGCGCGCCACCTGCTGCAGGTGGAAGTTCACCGTGCGCTCGCTGATCTGCAGGATCATCGAGATCTCCCACGAGGTCTTGCCGACCGCCGACCAGCGCAGCACTTCGCATTCGCGGTCGCTGAGCCGGGGCGCGTTGCGCGGACGGCGCAGCAGCCGGTCGATCGCCGCGTGCATGCAACTGACGAAGTACACCGCCGGACCCAGGGTCGGCGCCAGTTCGCGCGGATCGGCCAGCGCGTTGACGGTGAAGGTGGTGAACGACCACTGCGTGCCCGGCGACCAGCTCGGCACGGTGATGCCGCCGTGCAAGCCGAACTCGCCGGCCGCCATCAGCGTGCGCCGGCCGATCTGGTAGAGCTGCGGGCGCGGTTCCCAGGTGGTGCGGCCGCGCGAATTCCAGGCCACCGCCGGCAAGCCTTCGCGCGACAGGGTGATGCGCGGGTCGTTGCGCTCGGCGTCGGGCGCGGCCAGCGCCAGGTAGGTCTTGGACCAGTCGCTGTCGAAATCCTCGAAGAACACGAAATCCGAACCGCCGGCCAGCGGTTCGCGCAACTTGGTCGCATAACCGTGGTTGTGGAAGCCCACGGCGCGGGAGAAGGCCGATGTCACGGATTTGACTTCATCCAACGAGCCGGCGCGCATCACCCGGTCGATGTGGTCCCAATACTCCATGCGGACTCCATGCGTGTCTGATGACTCGCGCTCCGGCGGGTCGCAGTCATCATACATACGCCCGCCGCGCGCTGCCGGCCGGGCGCGGCGCGGGAAGGCTGCCGCCCTATCGGGTATCATCCGGGGCTCCCCCAGGCCTGTCTTTCCTCAGCGGAGTCTCATGCGCGTATTGCTCAGCAACGACGACGGCGTCGACGCGCCCGGCATCCGCATCCTCGCCCAGGGGCTGCGCGAGGCAGGACACGAAGTGCTGGTGGTCGCGCCCGATCGCGACCGCTCCGGCGCGAGCAATTCGCTGACCCTGGACATGCCGGTGCGGGTCGCGCGCCTCGACGACAGCACCTGGCGCGTCTACGGAACGCCGACCGACTGCGTGCACGTGGCCCTGAGCGGCATGCTCGAGGTAGAACCCGACATCGTCGTGTCCGGCATCAACACCACCGCCAACGTCGGCGACGACGTGATCTATTCGGGCACCGTCGCCGCGGCGATGGAAGGGCGCTTCCTCGGCCTGCCGGCGGTGGCGATGTCGCTGGCCGCGGCCGACCACGACGGCCGCCATTACCAAACCGCGGCGCGCGCGGCGGTCGAGATCATCGCCCGCCTGCGCACCGATCCGCTGCCGGCCGACACCATCCTCAACGTCAACGTGCCCGATCTGGCCTGGGACGAGGTCGCCGGCTTCGAAGTCACCCGCCTGGGCAACCGCCACCGCGCCGAGGCCTGCATCCGCCAGAGCGATCCGCGCGGCCGCGAGTGGTGGTGGATCGGCCCGGCCGGCGCCGAAGCCGACGCCGGCCCGGGCACCGACTTCCACGCCCTGCGCACGGGCAATATTTCGATCACCCCGATCCACGTCGACCTGACCCGCTACCAGGCGCTGGAACAGGTCGCCAGCTGGGTCGGCGGCCTCGCCGCGGCGCTC
Proteins encoded:
- a CDS encoding Smr/MutS family protein, producing the protein MTSQPDRPDQDAGDDDAALFRAAIGEVRRLPEAALPPSAPKPRPRPRMAEADEAQAREEFRHALDEQLLEAGDPLSYRRDELPPKIFARLRRGEMSAQEELDLHGSPVREAEALLRAFLNDARAHELGCVRIIHGKGRGGSSDFLDSRGLPVLKNLVDRMLRQRADVLAFHSAPSAQGGTGAVLVLLARRR
- the ispD gene encoding 2-C-methyl-D-erythritol 4-phosphate cytidylyltransferase translates to MIWAVLPAAGRGQRFGGDIPKQYLRIAGKPLIEHALIALLAHPRVAGAMVALSADDALWPGWSELLGKPVLRCTGGGERADSVLAALRALPAQAGDDALVLVHDAARPNLRGEDVGRLVAAAEAAPDGAILGAPLRDTLKRAGRGRIVGTEPRDGLWRAFTPQAFRRGALTAALADAARAGVTVTDEASAMERTGVQPWLVEGREDNLKVTTPADLALAEYLIGKA
- the truD gene encoding tRNA pseudouridine(13) synthase TruD, translated to MNELPRAHGAPALSARIRSAPEDFRVEELPSFAASGSGEHLLLTVEKRGMNTAFAAKRLAQWAGVGEVAIGYAGLKDRHAVTVQRFSVHLPKRVAPDFAKLELALLESDELRVLEHHWHAKKLPRGALAGNRFVLTLREVEGEREAIEQRLQRVAAEGVPNYFGEQRFGRDGDNVANALAMFAGRRVRREQRSLLLSAARSELFNRALAARVRDGSWSGLRDGAGLDGEVWSLAGSRSVFGPEPWSDALAERLARSDIHPSGPLWGRGELRSAGAVRALELAALDDEQALALRAGLEAAGLDQERRALRLRAEQWQWRWLDDGALEVGFVLPAGAYATVVLAELGRIEGAR
- the ispF gene encoding 2-C-methyl-D-erythritol 2,4-cyclodiphosphate synthase, with translation MNIRIGQGYDVHAFGDGDHVMLGGVRVAHDRGVIAHSDGDVVLHALCDAMLGALALGDIGQHFPPSDARWRGADSRAFLRHCNELIAQRGYTVGNCDVTVVCERPKVGPHAPAMRELIAADLGIAADAVSVKATTSEKLGFTGRGEGIAATAVCLLVGA
- the surE gene encoding 5'/3'-nucleotidase SurE, producing the protein MRVLLSNDDGVDAPGIRILAQGLREAGHEVLVVAPDRDRSGASNSLTLDMPVRVARLDDSTWRVYGTPTDCVHVALSGMLEVEPDIVVSGINTTANVGDDVIYSGTVAAAMEGRFLGLPAVAMSLAAADHDGRHYQTAARAAVEIIARLRTDPLPADTILNVNVPDLAWDEVAGFEVTRLGNRHRAEACIRQSDPRGREWWWIGPAGAEADAGPGTDFHALRTGNISITPIHVDLTRYQALEQVASWVGGLAAALDTPLNSGPAPERAR
- the eno gene encoding phosphopyruvate hydratase; the protein is MTTITQIHAREILDSRGNPTLEAEVTLADGSFGRAMVPSGASTGSKEAVELRDGDKTRYLGKGVRKAVENVNTTIAQALKGLDATDQAALDKRMIDLDGTENKGRLGANALLGVSLANAHAVAASKKLPLWKYLAGDRAPVLPVPMMNIINGGAHADNNVDLQEFMILPVGVANFAEALRAGAEVFHALKSVLKGRGLSTAVGDEGGFAPDLRSNEEALETILEAIGKAGYKAGEDILLGLDVASTEFYDNGKYHLVGEGKRLTSEQFVDFLANWAAQYPIVTIEDGMAEDDWNGWKLLTDKIGGKVQLVGDDLFVTNPKIFAEGIDKHVANAILIKVNQIGTLTETLEAIAMADRAKYAAVVSHRSGETEDTTIADISVATTATQIKTGSLCRSDRVAKYNQLLRIEEQLGAAARYAGRDAFVSLLR
- a CDS encoding helix-turn-helix transcriptional regulator, which gives rise to MEYWDHIDRVMRAGSLDEVKSVTSAFSRAVGFHNHGYATKLREPLAGGSDFVFFEDFDSDWSKTYLALAAPDAERNDPRITLSREGLPAVAWNSRGRTTWEPRPQLYQIGRRTLMAAGEFGLHGGITVPSWSPGTQWSFTTFTVNALADPRELAPTLGPAVYFVSCMHAAIDRLLRRPRNAPRLSDRECEVLRWSAVGKTSWEISMILQISERTVNFHLQQVARKLGVKGRRAACARAVALGLIAL